A genomic stretch from Styela clava chromosome 5, kaStyClav1.hap1.2, whole genome shotgun sequence includes:
- the LOC120344327 gene encoding uncharacterized protein LOC120344327 isoform X3 — translation MLISIVVIVLVYNIEETNGKQVVHCGDVGFLQYGDIIASREPPYTVGTVLEFACDRGFKGKGKRRISCLKSGHWSDPVPYCAPNSCQRDLTRVDERRKCRRSCITNQNCRGGFKQCLCDDWCGKTCFNPDADCAVPKIPENGYIIKNKISYGNTITYGCNEGFTLAGPITRRCQSDRRWSGNEPKCAAFSSCGHSTFETHSKIFGKVLLGTDAENGEWPWQVLLFHKNKNLVRKFYDKTSGFGGGSIINGQWILSAAHVFDPLPYRNPEKYFLIAAGMTKYPTEDQDIPDQINFYEAEKIRKHQDYDSSTFDYDIAMIRVGKRLKREGNIFVHDIDEIDGSITFSQYIRPVCLPCMKGDMLQNVDIWKNFDKRLCNFKSRSSMPYGFSAGEKAIVTGFGEKRDSDAEHHYRPSSLQRGELEILGDNKCVDAIRKIQVEDSDARYTNRMICAVSANKTLNVDACKGDSGGPLVKQLGKSSDYTQWLQIGVVSWGWKCGNEYPGFYTSVPKLMPWIWKTLDDSKNKIVLDYCLSSPCKNNGDCQNKKDGFSCSCVSGYRGNRCEIKINDCIPNPCFNEGTCHDKVNDFSCSCVDGYKGKLCEIDIDDCSPNPCMNGGSCKDKINNFLCTCPEGYSGKKCLTDINDCLPNPCQNEGKCVDRVNDYLCSCVDGFKGKRCEIEINNCRPNPCGNRGVCATKPGGYSCYCVIGFRGTRCESNINDCLPNPCQNKGKCVDRVNDFSCSCVDGFKGKRCEIEINNCRPNPCGNEGVCTTKPGGYSCFCPNGFEGTRCESIINDCSPNPCMNGGLCKDKINDFLCTCADGYRGKKCQTDINDCLPNPCLNGGNCVDRVNEFSCSCVGGFKGKRCEIKINNCDPNPCRNGGLCTTKPGGYLCFCPNGFRGTRCESSKNYCQSSPCKNEGRCRNLPRGFECFCRAGFSGNTCEIGRYCSQNPCSNGGKCYEAVDGFTCKCPSDFMGRKCEVDAECPPLENPKNGYVVVGKVTYGSVVKYVCNDGYTLVGLDERVCTSSRKWSGLEPTCVDFSECGVTGPLDPNLHNQLATRRVKRVVGGDDAPDNAWPWQASILVAAVESGNINVIDTLKRWELTIAGTIINKQWILTVTHPTEHMPLENFYRHQVIVVGVSSRSFVKNTIKTTVQMFRISKYILHEEFNKLTFQNDIALIKLGKRLFPKSTVPFVNIKEITFNAAVRPVCLPCTQKCVTNSHIGYNFKRGWDKDKKCEAEGEFLVKPGIKIVLTGFGTNETDYNIHTFPDRLQQVVLEVGDKNSCQRGIDDISFIRRVDSFDVFNSTFCTGSSIPHKVMAGCIGDGGAPVVRKITQRDGSVCWVQVGISSFGAQCDGKIPEFYTKVANHINWVQETMLKN, via the exons ATGCTTATCTCAATAGTAGTTAttgttcttgtttataatattgaaGAAACAAATGGAAAACAAG TAGTTCACTGCGGAGACGTAGGATTTTTACAATACGGAGACATTATAGCTTCGAGAGAACCTCCCTACACAGTGGGCACCGTTCTAGAATTTGCTTGTGATAGGGGTTTCAAAGGAAAAGGCAAAAGACGCATTTCGTGTTTGAAGAGTGGCCATTGGTCGGATCCCGTACCGTATTGCGCAC cTAATTCATGCCAAAGAGATTTGACGAGGGTGGATGAACGAAGAAAATGTCGCAGGAGTTGTATAACTAACCAAAATTGTAGAGGAGGTTTTAAGCAATGCTTGTGCGATGATTGGTGCGGAAAAACATGTTTTAATCCAG ATGCGGATTGCGCTGTACCAAAAATTCCAGAAAATGGatacattatcaaaaataaaatatcatatggAAACACAATAACGTATGGATGCAATGAAGGATTTACTCTTGCTGGTCCAATAACAAGAAGATGCCAATCTGACAGGAGATGGTCAGGAAACGAACCAAAATGTGCTG CTTTTAGTTCATGTGGACATTCCACCTTCGAAACCCATTCTAAAATTTTTGGGAAAGTGCTCCTCGGAACAGATGCTGAGAATGGGGAATGGCCGTGGCAAGTTTTATTGTTCCACAAGAATAAAAATCTCGTTAGAAAG ttttatgacaaaacctCTGGATTTGGTGGTGGATCAATCATCAATGGCCAATGGATTTTATCAGCTGCTCATGTGTTTGACCCTCTTCCGTATCGAAATcccgaaaaatattttttaattgctGCCG GAATGACCAAATACCCCACCGAGGACCAAGACATTCCagatcaaatcaatttttatgaagCCGAAAAAATACGAAAACACCAAGATTATGATTCATCAACTTTTGACTACGATATTGCAATG ATTAGAGTTGGAAAAAGACTTAAGCGAGAaggaaatatttttgtacaCGATATAGATGAAATAGACGGTTCAATCACTTTCTCCCAGTATATTCGTCCGGTATGTCTTCCGTGCATGAAAGGCGATATGTTGCAAAATGTtgatatttggaaaaatttcgaTAAAAGGCTTTGTAATTTTAAAA GTAGATCGTCAATGCCGTATGGTTTTAGCGCAGGTGAAAAAGCAATCGTTACAGGGTTTGGAGAGAAAAGGGATTCTGATGCTGAACACCACTACCGGCCGAGTTCATTGCAAAGAGGCGAATTGGAAATTCTGGGTGACAACAA ATGTGTCGATGCGATAAGAAAAATCCAGGTAGAGGATAGTGACGCTCGATATACAAACAGGATGATTTGTGCTGTAAGTGCAAATAAAACGCTAAACGTTGATGCGTGCAAAGGAGACAGTGGGGGACCACTTGTTAAACAG TTGGGGAAATCATCGGACTACACACAGTGGTTGCAAATTGGTGTCGTTAGTTGGGGATGGAAATGTGGAAATGAATATCCTGGATTCTACACATCTGTTCCAAAATTAATGCCTTGGATTTGGAAGACTTTAGACGATTCAAAAAATAAGATAG TTTTAGATTACTGTTTGTCAAGTCCATGCAAAAATAACGGtgattgtcaaaataaaaaagacgGATTCTCTTGCTCTTGCGTTTCTGGATACCGTGGAAATCGCTGTGAAATTA agATAAATGACTGTATTCCGAACCCGTGTTTTAATGAAGGAACTTGTCATGATAAAGTGAATGATTTTTCGTGTTCTTGTGTTGACGGATACAAAGGGAAACTATGTGAAATTG ACATAGATGATTGTTCACCAAATCCTTGCATGAACGGTGGATCATGCAAAGACAAAATCAACAATTTCCTATGTACTTGTCCTGAAGGATACAGCGGAAAGAAATGTCTAACTG ACATCAACGACTGCCTACCAAATCCTTGTCAAAATGAGGGGAAATGCGTCGATAGAGTAAATGACTATTTGTGTTCATGTGTTGATGGATTCAAAGGAAAAAGATGCGAAATAg AAATAAACAACTGCAGACCTAATCCATGTGGGAATAGAGGTGTGTGTGCGACAAAACCAGGAGGGTATTCGTGTTACTGCGTTATCGGCTTTCGAGGCACGAGATGCGAGTCAA ACATCAATGACTGCCTTCCAAATCCTTGTCAAAATAAAGGGAAATGCGTCGATAGAGTAAATGACTTTTCGTGTTCGTGTGTTGATGGATTCAAGGGTAAAAGATGCGAAATAG AAATAAACAACTGCAGACCTAATCCATGTGGGAATGAAGGTGTTTGTACAACAAAACCAGGAGGGTATTCGTGTTTCTGCCCCAATGGGTTTGAAGGAACGAGGTGCGAGTCAA tcATCAATGATTGTTCACCAAATCCTTGCATGAACGGTGGATTGTGCAAAGACAAAATCAACGATTTCCTATGTACTTGTGCTGACGGATACAGAGGAAAGAAGTGCCAAACTG ATATCAACGACTGCCTTCCAAATCCGTGTCTAAATGGTGGGAATTGCGTCGATAGAGTAAATGAATTTTCTTGTTCATGTGTTGGTGGATTCAAAGGGAAAAGATGCGAAATaa AAATAAACAACTGCGATCCTAATCCATGTAGGAACGGAGGTCTGTGTACAACAAAACCAGGAGGGTATTTGTGTTTCTGCCCTAACGGTTTTCGAGGAACGCGATGCGAGTCAA GTAAAAATTATTGTCAGAGCTCACCCTGTAAAAACGAAGGAAGATGTCGAAACTTACCTAGAGGTTTCGAATGTTTCTGCCGTGCTGGCTTCAGCGGAAATACTTGCGAAATAG GCAGATATTGCAGCCAAAATCCTTGCTCTAATGGCGGAAAATGCTACGAAGCTGTTGATGGCTTTACTTGCAAATGTCCTTCTGACTTCATGGGTAGAAAATGTGAAGTGG ACGCAGAATGTCCACCATTAGAAAATCCAAAAAATGGATACGTCGTTGTGGGAAAAGTTACCTACGGAAGCGTTGTAAAATACGTTTGCAATGATGGATATACTCTGGTTGGTCTGGATGAAAGAGTTTGTACTTCAAGCAGAAAATGGTCTGGACTTGAACCAACGTGTGTCG ATTTTTCCGAATGTGGTGTAACTGGGCCCCTAGATCCAAACCTTCACAACCAATTGGCAACCAGACGAGTGAAGAGAGTGGTAGGCGGCGATGATGCACCGGACAATGCTTGGCCTTGGCAGGCATCGATTTTAGTCGCAGCAGTAGAG TCAGGAAATATCAATGTCATTGATACTCTAAAGCGATGGGAACTGACAATAGCTggaacaataataaacaaacagtgGATATTAACTGTGACACATCCAACTGAACACATGCCCCTGGAAAATTTTTACCGTCATCAGGTCATTGTAGTTG GAGTTTCTAGTCGTTCATTTGTGAAAAACACAATAAAGACCACTGTACAAATGTTCagaatttcgaaatatattcTGCACGAAGAGTTCAACAAGCTTACATTCCAAAATGACATTGCTCTG ATAAAACTGGGTAAGAGATTATTTCCGAAATCTACTGTTCCTTTCGTCAATATAAAGGAGATAACGTTTAATGCTGCTGTGCGACCGGTTTGCCTTCCCTGTACACAGAAGTGTGTGACAAATAGTCACATCGGTTACAATTTTAAGCGTGGGTGGGACAAGGACAAAAAATGTGAAGCAGAAG GTGAGTTCCTCGTTAAGCCAGGGATCAAAATTGTTTTGACCGGGTTTGGAACAAATGAAACTGATTACAATATTCATACCTTCCCAGATCGTCTTCAACAGGTTGTTTTGGAAGTGGGTGATAAAAACAG ttgCCAAAGAGGAATAGACGACATCAGTTTCATTCGTAGAGTTGATTCATTCGATGTGTTTAATTCAACTTTCTGTACCGGTTCATCAATACCACATAAAGTAATGGCAGGGTGTATAGGAGACGGCGGGGCTCCTGTCGTGAGGAAG ATAACTCAACGAGATGGCAGCGTTTGCTGGGTTCAAGTTGGCATCAGCAGTTTTGGAGCTCAATGTGATGGGAAAATACCAGAATTCTACACAAAAGTTGCGAATCATATAAACTGGGTACAAGAAACAATGCTGAAAAATTAA
- the LOC120344327 gene encoding uncharacterized protein LOC120344327 isoform X4, translating to MLISIVVIVLVYNIEETNGKQVVHCGDVGFLQYGDIIASREPPYTVGTVLEFACDRGFKGKGKRRISCLKSGHWSDPVPYCAPNSCQRDLTRVDERRKCRRSCITNQNCRGGFKQCLCDDWCGKTCFNPDADCAVPKIPENGYIIKNKISYGNTITYGCNEGFTLAGPITRRCQSDRRWSGNEPKCAAFSSCGHSTFETHSKIFGKVLLGTDAENGEWPWQVLLFHKNKNLVRKFYDKTSGFGGGSIINGQWILSAAHVFDPLPYRNPEKYFLIAAGMTKYPTEDQDIPDQINFYEAEKIRKHQDYDSSTFDYDIAMIRVGKRLKREGNIFVHDIDEIDGSITFSQYIRPVCLPCMKGDMLQNVDIWKNFDKRLCNFKSRSSMPYGFSAGEKAIVTGFGEKRDSDAEHHYRPSSLQRGELEILGDNKCVDAIRKIQVEDSDARYTNRMICAVSANKTLNVDACKGDSGGPLVKQLGKSSDYTQWLQIGVVSWGWKCGNEYPGFYTSVPKLMPWIWKTLDDSKNKIVLDYCLSSPCKNNGDCQNKKDGFSCSCVSGYRGNRCEIKINDCIPNPCFNEGTCHDKVNDFSCSCVDGYKGKLCEIDINDCLPNPCQNEGKCVDRVNDYLCSCVDGFKGKRCEIEINNCRPNPCGNRGVCATKPGGYSCYCVIGFRGTRCESNINDCLPNPCQNKGKCVDRVNDFSCSCVDGFKGKRCEIEINNCRPNPCGNEGVCTTKPGGYSCFCPNGFEGTRCESIINDCSPNPCMNGGLCKDKINDFLCTCADGYRGKKCQTDINDCLPNPCLNGGNCVDRVNEFSCSCVGGFKGKRCEIKINNCDPNPCRNGGLCTTKPGGYLCFCPNGFRGTRCESNINDCLPNPCHHGGKCHDKVNDFFCSCLEGYKGKKCETSKNYCQSSPCKNEGRCRNLPRGFECFCRAGFSGNTCEIGRYCSQNPCSNGGKCYEAVDGFTCKCPSDFMGRKCEVDAECPPLENPKNGYVVVGKVTYGSVVKYVCNDGYTLVGLDERVCTSSRKWSGLEPTCVDFSECGVTGPLDPNLHNQLATRRVKRVVGGDDAPDNAWPWQASILVAAVESGNINVIDTLKRWELTIAGTIINKQWILTVTHPTEHMPLENFYRHQVIVVGVSSRSFVKNTIKTTVQMFRISKYILHEEFNKLTFQNDIALIKLGKRLFPKSTVPFVNIKEITFNAAVRPVCLPCTQKCVTNSHIGYNFKRGWDKDKKCEAEGEFLVKPGIKIVLTGFGTNETDYNIHTFPDRLQQVVLEVGDKNSCQRGIDDISFIRRVDSFDVFNSTFCTGSSIPHKVMAGCIGDGGAPVVRKITQRDGSVCWVQVGISSFGAQCDGKIPEFYTKVANHINWVQETMLKN from the exons ATGCTTATCTCAATAGTAGTTAttgttcttgtttataatattgaaGAAACAAATGGAAAACAAG TAGTTCACTGCGGAGACGTAGGATTTTTACAATACGGAGACATTATAGCTTCGAGAGAACCTCCCTACACAGTGGGCACCGTTCTAGAATTTGCTTGTGATAGGGGTTTCAAAGGAAAAGGCAAAAGACGCATTTCGTGTTTGAAGAGTGGCCATTGGTCGGATCCCGTACCGTATTGCGCAC cTAATTCATGCCAAAGAGATTTGACGAGGGTGGATGAACGAAGAAAATGTCGCAGGAGTTGTATAACTAACCAAAATTGTAGAGGAGGTTTTAAGCAATGCTTGTGCGATGATTGGTGCGGAAAAACATGTTTTAATCCAG ATGCGGATTGCGCTGTACCAAAAATTCCAGAAAATGGatacattatcaaaaataaaatatcatatggAAACACAATAACGTATGGATGCAATGAAGGATTTACTCTTGCTGGTCCAATAACAAGAAGATGCCAATCTGACAGGAGATGGTCAGGAAACGAACCAAAATGTGCTG CTTTTAGTTCATGTGGACATTCCACCTTCGAAACCCATTCTAAAATTTTTGGGAAAGTGCTCCTCGGAACAGATGCTGAGAATGGGGAATGGCCGTGGCAAGTTTTATTGTTCCACAAGAATAAAAATCTCGTTAGAAAG ttttatgacaaaacctCTGGATTTGGTGGTGGATCAATCATCAATGGCCAATGGATTTTATCAGCTGCTCATGTGTTTGACCCTCTTCCGTATCGAAATcccgaaaaatattttttaattgctGCCG GAATGACCAAATACCCCACCGAGGACCAAGACATTCCagatcaaatcaatttttatgaagCCGAAAAAATACGAAAACACCAAGATTATGATTCATCAACTTTTGACTACGATATTGCAATG ATTAGAGTTGGAAAAAGACTTAAGCGAGAaggaaatatttttgtacaCGATATAGATGAAATAGACGGTTCAATCACTTTCTCCCAGTATATTCGTCCGGTATGTCTTCCGTGCATGAAAGGCGATATGTTGCAAAATGTtgatatttggaaaaatttcgaTAAAAGGCTTTGTAATTTTAAAA GTAGATCGTCAATGCCGTATGGTTTTAGCGCAGGTGAAAAAGCAATCGTTACAGGGTTTGGAGAGAAAAGGGATTCTGATGCTGAACACCACTACCGGCCGAGTTCATTGCAAAGAGGCGAATTGGAAATTCTGGGTGACAACAA ATGTGTCGATGCGATAAGAAAAATCCAGGTAGAGGATAGTGACGCTCGATATACAAACAGGATGATTTGTGCTGTAAGTGCAAATAAAACGCTAAACGTTGATGCGTGCAAAGGAGACAGTGGGGGACCACTTGTTAAACAG TTGGGGAAATCATCGGACTACACACAGTGGTTGCAAATTGGTGTCGTTAGTTGGGGATGGAAATGTGGAAATGAATATCCTGGATTCTACACATCTGTTCCAAAATTAATGCCTTGGATTTGGAAGACTTTAGACGATTCAAAAAATAAGATAG TTTTAGATTACTGTTTGTCAAGTCCATGCAAAAATAACGGtgattgtcaaaataaaaaagacgGATTCTCTTGCTCTTGCGTTTCTGGATACCGTGGAAATCGCTGTGAAATTA agATAAATGACTGTATTCCGAACCCGTGTTTTAATGAAGGAACTTGTCATGATAAAGTGAATGATTTTTCGTGTTCTTGTGTTGACGGATACAAAGGGAAACTATGTGAAATTG ACATCAACGACTGCCTACCAAATCCTTGTCAAAATGAGGGGAAATGCGTCGATAGAGTAAATGACTATTTGTGTTCATGTGTTGATGGATTCAAAGGAAAAAGATGCGAAATAg AAATAAACAACTGCAGACCTAATCCATGTGGGAATAGAGGTGTGTGTGCGACAAAACCAGGAGGGTATTCGTGTTACTGCGTTATCGGCTTTCGAGGCACGAGATGCGAGTCAA ACATCAATGACTGCCTTCCAAATCCTTGTCAAAATAAAGGGAAATGCGTCGATAGAGTAAATGACTTTTCGTGTTCGTGTGTTGATGGATTCAAGGGTAAAAGATGCGAAATAG AAATAAACAACTGCAGACCTAATCCATGTGGGAATGAAGGTGTTTGTACAACAAAACCAGGAGGGTATTCGTGTTTCTGCCCCAATGGGTTTGAAGGAACGAGGTGCGAGTCAA tcATCAATGATTGTTCACCAAATCCTTGCATGAACGGTGGATTGTGCAAAGACAAAATCAACGATTTCCTATGTACTTGTGCTGACGGATACAGAGGAAAGAAGTGCCAAACTG ATATCAACGACTGCCTTCCAAATCCGTGTCTAAATGGTGGGAATTGCGTCGATAGAGTAAATGAATTTTCTTGTTCATGTGTTGGTGGATTCAAAGGGAAAAGATGCGAAATaa AAATAAACAACTGCGATCCTAATCCATGTAGGAACGGAGGTCTGTGTACAACAAAACCAGGAGGGTATTTGTGTTTCTGCCCTAACGGTTTTCGAGGAACGCGATGCGAGTCAA ACATCAACGATTGCCTTCCCAATCCGTGTCACCATGGGGGGAAATGTCACGATAAAGTAAATGACTTTTTTTGCTCATGTTTAGAAGGATATAAAGGGAAAAAATGTGAAACAA GTAAAAATTATTGTCAGAGCTCACCCTGTAAAAACGAAGGAAGATGTCGAAACTTACCTAGAGGTTTCGAATGTTTCTGCCGTGCTGGCTTCAGCGGAAATACTTGCGAAATAG GCAGATATTGCAGCCAAAATCCTTGCTCTAATGGCGGAAAATGCTACGAAGCTGTTGATGGCTTTACTTGCAAATGTCCTTCTGACTTCATGGGTAGAAAATGTGAAGTGG ACGCAGAATGTCCACCATTAGAAAATCCAAAAAATGGATACGTCGTTGTGGGAAAAGTTACCTACGGAAGCGTTGTAAAATACGTTTGCAATGATGGATATACTCTGGTTGGTCTGGATGAAAGAGTTTGTACTTCAAGCAGAAAATGGTCTGGACTTGAACCAACGTGTGTCG ATTTTTCCGAATGTGGTGTAACTGGGCCCCTAGATCCAAACCTTCACAACCAATTGGCAACCAGACGAGTGAAGAGAGTGGTAGGCGGCGATGATGCACCGGACAATGCTTGGCCTTGGCAGGCATCGATTTTAGTCGCAGCAGTAGAG TCAGGAAATATCAATGTCATTGATACTCTAAAGCGATGGGAACTGACAATAGCTggaacaataataaacaaacagtgGATATTAACTGTGACACATCCAACTGAACACATGCCCCTGGAAAATTTTTACCGTCATCAGGTCATTGTAGTTG GAGTTTCTAGTCGTTCATTTGTGAAAAACACAATAAAGACCACTGTACAAATGTTCagaatttcgaaatatattcTGCACGAAGAGTTCAACAAGCTTACATTCCAAAATGACATTGCTCTG ATAAAACTGGGTAAGAGATTATTTCCGAAATCTACTGTTCCTTTCGTCAATATAAAGGAGATAACGTTTAATGCTGCTGTGCGACCGGTTTGCCTTCCCTGTACACAGAAGTGTGTGACAAATAGTCACATCGGTTACAATTTTAAGCGTGGGTGGGACAAGGACAAAAAATGTGAAGCAGAAG GTGAGTTCCTCGTTAAGCCAGGGATCAAAATTGTTTTGACCGGGTTTGGAACAAATGAAACTGATTACAATATTCATACCTTCCCAGATCGTCTTCAACAGGTTGTTTTGGAAGTGGGTGATAAAAACAG ttgCCAAAGAGGAATAGACGACATCAGTTTCATTCGTAGAGTTGATTCATTCGATGTGTTTAATTCAACTTTCTGTACCGGTTCATCAATACCACATAAAGTAATGGCAGGGTGTATAGGAGACGGCGGGGCTCCTGTCGTGAGGAAG ATAACTCAACGAGATGGCAGCGTTTGCTGGGTTCAAGTTGGCATCAGCAGTTTTGGAGCTCAATGTGATGGGAAAATACCAGAATTCTACACAAAAGTTGCGAATCATATAAACTGGGTACAAGAAACAATGCTGAAAAATTAA